In a single window of the Ancylobacter polymorphus genome:
- the cobU gene encoding bifunctional adenosylcobinamide kinase/adenosylcobinamide-phosphate guanylyltransferase — protein MALTLVLGGARSGKSAYAEGLVTALPPPWCYLATAQAFDDEMAARIGEHRARRAEGWETRDAPHDLAAALKALPPGRPVLVDCLTLWLSNRLLAEADLATESAALVEALAAHDGPIVAVSNEVGLSIVPDNALARRFRDAQGRLNQMVAARAERVVFTVAGLPLYVKGSAA, from the coding sequence ATGGCGCTGACGCTCGTTCTCGGCGGCGCGCGTTCGGGCAAGAGCGCCTATGCCGAAGGCCTCGTCACCGCCCTGCCGCCGCCCTGGTGCTACCTCGCCACCGCGCAGGCCTTCGACGACGAGATGGCCGCGCGCATTGGCGAGCACCGCGCCCGCCGCGCGGAAGGCTGGGAGACGCGGGACGCCCCGCACGACCTCGCCGCCGCGCTCAAGGCGCTGCCGCCCGGCCGGCCGGTGCTGGTCGATTGCCTCACCCTCTGGCTTTCCAACCGGCTGCTGGCGGAAGCTGACCTTGCCACGGAGTCCGCCGCGCTGGTGGAAGCGCTCGCCGCCCATGACGGGCCGATTGTGGCCGTCTCCAACGAGGTCGGCCTCTCCATCGTGCCGGACAATGCGCTGGCCCGCCGGTTCCGCGACGCGCAGGGACGGCTCAACCAGATGGTCGCCGCCCGCGCGGAGCGCGTGGTGTTCACCGTCGCCGGCCTGCCGCTTTACGTGAAAGGAAGCGCCGCATGA
- the cobW gene encoding cobalamin biosynthesis protein CobW: protein MTTDSRTALDRVPCTIVTGFLGSGKTTLIRHVLEHARGKRLAVIVNEFGDVGIDGDILKGCGIDTCPEENIVELANGCICCTVADDFVPALDAILAREPKVDHILIETSGLALPKPLVQAFHWPAIKSRVTVDGVVAVVDGEALASGRVAHDHDALAAQRAADDSLDHDDPIEEVFDDQIACADLVILTKADLIDDAGQAKARAALDAELPKGVRVVSVTEGRIDPAILMGLGIGTENDIENRKTHHDDELDHDHDDFDSFVVAVPEITDPAEFAARVERAAEEADVLRVKGFLPVAGKSMRLLVQAVGPRVAHHFDRPWGEAERTGRLVAIGLKGLDRAKVEAILAGERVAA from the coding sequence ATGACTACCGATTCCCGCACCGCCCTTGATCGTGTCCCCTGCACCATCGTCACCGGCTTTCTCGGCTCGGGGAAAACGACGCTGATCCGCCATGTGCTGGAGCATGCGCGCGGCAAGAGGCTGGCGGTGATCGTCAACGAATTCGGCGATGTCGGCATCGACGGCGACATCCTCAAAGGCTGCGGCATCGACACCTGCCCGGAAGAGAACATCGTCGAACTCGCCAATGGCTGCATCTGCTGCACCGTGGCGGATGATTTCGTGCCGGCGCTCGACGCCATTCTCGCGCGGGAGCCGAAGGTCGATCACATCCTGATCGAGACCTCCGGCCTCGCTCTGCCCAAGCCCCTGGTGCAGGCCTTCCACTGGCCGGCGATCAAGAGCCGGGTGACGGTGGACGGCGTGGTGGCGGTGGTGGATGGCGAGGCGCTGGCCTCCGGCCGCGTGGCGCATGACCACGACGCGCTCGCCGCTCAGCGCGCCGCCGATGACAGCCTCGACCATGACGACCCGATCGAGGAAGTGTTCGACGACCAGATCGCCTGCGCCGATCTCGTCATCCTGACCAAGGCCGACCTGATCGATGATGCCGGCCAGGCCAAGGCCCGCGCCGCGCTCGACGCCGAACTGCCCAAGGGCGTGCGGGTGGTGAGCGTGACCGAGGGGCGGATCGACCCGGCGATCCTGATGGGCCTCGGCATCGGCACCGAGAACGACATCGAGAACCGCAAGACGCATCACGATGACGAGCTCGACCACGACCACGACGATTTCGACAGTTTCGTCGTCGCGGTGCCTGAAATCACCGACCCGGCCGAGTTCGCGGCACGGGTGGAGCGGGCGGCGGAGGAGGCCGACGTGCTGCGGGTGAAGGGGTTTTTGCCCGTCGCCGGCAAGTCGATGCGGTTGCTGGTGCAGGCGGTCGGCCCGCGCGTGGCGCATCATTTCGACCGCCCCTGGGGCGAAGCTGAGCGCACCGGGCGCCTCGTCGCCATCGGGCTGAAGGGCCTCGACCGCGCCAAGGTGGAGGCGATCCTCGCCGGGGAGCGCGTGGCGGCGTGA